The proteins below are encoded in one region of Phosphitispora fastidiosa:
- a CDS encoding cobalamin B12-binding domain-containing protein, with protein MADKKAELWEALKQGVIDYDEDAVKEAAQAVVDEGLDAYDAVFDGLVEGMNEVGRLYEEQEYFVPEMLMCADALYAGLDILKPHIIQKEGGIKGAVVMGVVQGDVHDIGKNIVKMMFDVAGFDVHDLGRDVPMDKFVEEQLKTDSELVLLSAMMTTTMVGMKDIIAKIKEKNPNCKIMIGGAPVSEDLADKWGADGFAKDANNALKDALNMVKALKDLQQ; from the coding sequence ATGGCAGACAAGAAAGCAGAATTATGGGAAGCGTTAAAGCAGGGAGTTATTGATTACGATGAGGATGCAGTAAAAGAAGCGGCTCAGGCTGTAGTTGACGAAGGTCTCGACGCTTATGACGCAGTATTTGACGGTCTCGTGGAAGGTATGAACGAAGTTGGCAGGCTGTACGAAGAGCAGGAGTATTTCGTTCCTGAAATGCTGATGTGTGCAGATGCTCTGTATGCCGGCCTCGATATCCTGAAGCCCCATATCATACAAAAAGAAGGCGGTATTAAAGGCGCTGTAGTAATGGGAGTTGTCCAGGGCGACGTTCATGACATCGGTAAAAACATCGTTAAGATGATGTTTGACGTAGCCGGTTTCGATGTTCATGACCTCGGTCGTGACGTTCCTATGGACAAGTTTGTTGAAGAGCAGCTGAAAACCGATTCCGAACTGGTTCTTCTCTCAGCGATGATGACAACTACCATGGTTGGGATGAAAGACATTATCGCCAAGATTAAGGAAAAGAACCCCAATTGCAAAATCATGATTGGTGGAGCTCCTGTATCTGAGGATCTGGCTGACAAGTGGGGCGCTGACGGCTTTGCCAAGGATGCCAACAATGCCCTGAAAGATGCCCTGAACATGGTTAAGGCGCTGAAAGACCTGCAGCAGTAA
- a CDS encoding helix-turn-helix domain-containing protein, translated as MSLGTKIRDFRTERGMTLTQLAKKLDVSPSFLSAVERDIKKPSLIMLKKISSHLNISLSYLMTDSRENTVTGEKLKNIRKGRGLSVDDLAELSEVPVEDISSIESNTIKPTLAHLEKLSAALNVTIRYFVDRSSNGTNLGDKIKVLREKHEMSQAQLAGMASISPSLVSQIENNITMPSLETLDKIAECLDVETSYFLVDTNNASQYLSSLSPEVISLINDPKVQAILNAVRDLQPGELKFVLNFLEFFKINRKELQ; from the coding sequence ATGTCATTAGGTACTAAAATTAGAGATTTCCGAACCGAACGCGGGATGACACTTACTCAGCTGGCTAAGAAGCTTGATGTTTCCCCATCCTTCTTAAGCGCAGTTGAGAGAGATATCAAAAAACCGTCTCTTATTATGTTGAAAAAAATCAGTTCACACCTTAATATATCTCTATCTTACCTGATGACTGACTCCCGTGAAAACACCGTTACCGGGGAAAAACTCAAAAACATCCGTAAGGGACGGGGCTTAAGTGTCGACGACCTGGCAGAACTCAGCGAGGTTCCGGTCGAGGATATCAGCAGCATTGAAAGCAATACTATCAAGCCGACACTGGCCCACCTCGAGAAACTCTCAGCAGCTCTCAATGTGACTATTCGTTATTTTGTTGACAGGAGTTCTAATGGGACAAACCTAGGTGATAAGATAAAGGTCCTCAGAGAAAAACATGAAATGTCACAGGCGCAACTGGCTGGTATGGCGAGCATCTCACCAAGTCTGGTAAGCCAGATTGAAAACAACATAACGATGCCTTCTTTGGAGACTCTTGACAAAATTGCCGAGTGTCTGGACGTAGAAACTTCATATTTTCTGGTTGACACAAATAATGCCTCACAGTATTTATCCAGCTTAAGCCCAGAGGTCATTTCACTCATAAATGACCCGAAGGTCCAGGCAATCCTTAATGCAGTAAGAGACCTGCAGCCCGGTGAGCTGAAGTTTGTATTGAATTTTCTGGAGTTCTTTAAAATTAACCGTAAAGAGTTACAATAA
- a CDS encoding tetrahydromethanopterin S-methyltransferase subunit H family protein, which translates to MMFKLEKPQKECQIFDFKVGGQYGQNPPLLISSMFHNGDKVLESRKEGKWDKAKAEEYVKKQEELEKLTGIPAIVAMVANSAEEMARYVDWFTSISDRPFAIDMWVEKPRLEAAEYVAKKGLQDRLVYNSITPWDKDIPGQVAKLKELGIKHVIVQAYDVADPSPKGRLTSFNKIMESIPDGTFESILVDTSVMNLPAIAFSGVANRIVKEATGWPCGVASSNGTYMWKEARELFGKDGFAAMNAAGQGCSTLYWTDFIFYGPIVAAPKMFPAVVSGAVMAAAMAQHETGQLPTNPNHPFYKFFNDFAEKLKSGGEQSMPVHD; encoded by the coding sequence ATGATGTTTAAATTAGAGAAACCGCAAAAGGAATGCCAGATTTTTGATTTCAAGGTTGGCGGCCAATATGGGCAAAACCCGCCTTTGCTGATTTCCTCAATGTTCCATAATGGTGACAAGGTACTTGAAAGCAGGAAAGAAGGCAAATGGGATAAGGCCAAAGCTGAAGAGTATGTTAAGAAGCAGGAAGAACTGGAAAAACTGACAGGTATTCCTGCAATTGTGGCTATGGTGGCCAACTCTGCTGAGGAAATGGCCCGGTATGTTGACTGGTTCACCAGTATCAGTGACCGTCCCTTCGCCATTGACATGTGGGTGGAAAAGCCGCGCCTTGAGGCCGCAGAATATGTAGCCAAAAAAGGCCTGCAGGACCGTTTGGTATATAACAGTATTACTCCCTGGGATAAAGACATTCCGGGACAGGTGGCCAAGCTTAAGGAACTGGGCATTAAGCACGTTATTGTTCAGGCTTACGATGTGGCTGATCCTTCCCCCAAGGGCAGGCTGACAAGCTTTAACAAGATCATGGAATCAATCCCTGACGGTACTTTTGAGTCCATACTTGTTGATACTTCTGTTATGAACCTGCCTGCAATTGCATTCTCAGGTGTAGCCAACAGGATTGTTAAGGAAGCAACCGGATGGCCTTGTGGTGTTGCCAGCTCAAATGGTACTTACATGTGGAAGGAAGCCCGTGAATTGTTCGGTAAAGACGGTTTTGCTGCAATGAATGCTGCCGGTCAGGGATGTTCAACTCTCTACTGGACCGACTTTATTTTCTATGGACCGATTGTTGCTGCTCCCAAGATGTTCCCGGCCGTTGTCTCAGGCGCAGTTATGGCAGCCGCTATGGCTCAACATGAGACAGGTCAGCTCCCGACCAATCCGAATCATCCGTTCTATAAGTTCTTTAATGACTTCGCTGAGAAGCTGAAGTCCGGTGGGGAACAGTCTATGCCTGTACATGACTAA
- a CDS encoding uroporphyrinogen decarboxylase family protein has translation MKPKECVLAAFENKVPARVPAIIYGGGVWTMKHTGNTFDGLIGKPKEMAEMVVKVNEEIKSDMVYVGSGYNNVQLQAFGGTIKYRPVGAPDLEEPLIQSDEALARFKETYPDIPGELAKDPVIQTIWEAAQLVQEKIGSDFLVSATAWGPFSLAAQMYGVELMMQDMFKKAALVNSVIEIAADIVYYFYEPMIKNGSIQATAVADATASGDLISPRMFKKFAVPWLKSFHDRVAELNCGRFLHICGDTTKSLEMMPDTGAQCIALDMKVDLAEAKAKIGDKMCIGGNTPPVFVLNNGTKEDCVKSAKECIDKAGANGGYVLLPGCDIPPSVTVENIDAYLSTGRNTSY, from the coding sequence ATGAAGCCGAAAGAGTGTGTGCTCGCGGCCTTTGAAAACAAAGTGCCGGCGAGAGTCCCTGCTATCATTTATGGTGGCGGCGTATGGACAATGAAGCATACCGGCAATACCTTTGACGGATTAATCGGCAAGCCAAAGGAAATGGCCGAAATGGTCGTTAAAGTAAATGAGGAAATCAAGTCTGACATGGTGTATGTAGGTTCTGGCTATAACAACGTGCAGCTTCAGGCTTTCGGCGGCACTATCAAATACCGCCCGGTAGGCGCACCTGACCTTGAAGAACCTTTAATTCAATCAGATGAAGCCCTGGCAAGATTCAAGGAGACCTACCCGGACATTCCCGGAGAATTAGCCAAAGATCCGGTTATCCAGACAATATGGGAAGCAGCCCAGTTGGTCCAGGAGAAAATCGGGAGTGATTTCCTGGTATCAGCTACCGCATGGGGCCCCTTCTCGCTGGCAGCACAGATGTATGGTGTTGAGTTGATGATGCAGGACATGTTCAAAAAAGCTGCCCTGGTTAACAGTGTTATTGAAATTGCAGCAGATATTGTCTACTACTTCTACGAGCCAATGATTAAAAACGGTTCGATTCAAGCAACCGCTGTTGCAGATGCTACCGCTTCGGGGGATCTGATTTCCCCGCGGATGTTCAAGAAGTTTGCTGTACCCTGGCTGAAGAGCTTCCATGATAGGGTTGCAGAGCTTAACTGCGGCCGGTTCCTCCACATTTGTGGTGATACTACCAAGAGCCTGGAAATGATGCCAGATACAGGGGCACAGTGTATAGCCCTTGACATGAAGGTTGACCTGGCGGAAGCCAAGGCTAAAATTGGTGATAAAATGTGTATCGGAGGCAACACTCCACCGGTATTTGTGCTGAATAACGGCACCAAGGAAGACTGTGTTAAATCAGCTAAAGAGTGTATCGACAAAGCCGGCGCTAACGGCGGATATGTACTTCTGCCGGGCTGTGACATCCCACCATCAGTTACAGTAGAGAACATTGACGCATATCTCAGCACAGGAAGAAACACTAGCTATTAA
- a CDS encoding ABC transporter substrate-binding protein, which translates to MKKALTITVLLLLAIAAISGCSNNGNNGGQEQEKLVYLTQTAPPAMLEQLKAGEIDGFIAWEPFNSTAVNDGLGKYLFTSQEVWDDHPCCVIAVNKEFTDENTTEALVWAHVKAVRFINDPENREKVLQYAAEFTGKGEAVVKKSLENITYVEYPAKDKFEEYYNSLVEGKLLKNSVESIGYADSDGFFDAFLKESVYDKVSGEMDKDAGWKPANVPAETKVRLGYLAADLHQLPMFVADKEGYYSHVGLVNGENLESKVFPNGVAVMEAFKAKDVDIAYLGGAPATLKRINDNIEIEIVAGANNEGSGLVVKDEIKSVADLAGKTIAVPGVGTVQYTLLDKALRAEGLRPVIK; encoded by the coding sequence ATGAAAAAAGCCCTGACAATTACTGTACTACTGCTTTTGGCAATAGCTGCCATTTCGGGATGTTCTAATAACGGGAACAACGGTGGACAGGAGCAGGAAAAACTGGTTTACCTGACCCAGACAGCTCCACCCGCCATGCTGGAACAACTGAAGGCCGGGGAAATAGACGGTTTTATTGCCTGGGAGCCCTTTAACAGTACAGCAGTAAATGATGGTCTCGGAAAATACCTGTTTACTTCCCAGGAGGTTTGGGATGACCACCCATGTTGTGTTATTGCCGTGAATAAAGAATTTACTGATGAAAATACAACTGAGGCTTTAGTCTGGGCCCATGTTAAGGCTGTTAGATTTATTAATGATCCTGAGAACAGGGAGAAAGTGCTTCAGTATGCCGCTGAGTTCACCGGGAAAGGTGAAGCTGTGGTTAAGAAATCCCTGGAGAACATCACTTATGTTGAATATCCCGCCAAGGATAAGTTTGAGGAGTATTATAACAGCCTGGTTGAAGGAAAGCTGTTAAAGAACTCTGTTGAATCCATCGGATATGCTGACAGTGACGGATTTTTTGATGCATTTTTAAAAGAATCTGTTTACGATAAGGTTTCCGGTGAAATGGACAAAGATGCCGGCTGGAAACCTGCAAATGTACCGGCCGAGACAAAGGTTCGCCTGGGATACCTGGCGGCTGACCTCCACCAGTTACCCATGTTTGTGGCTGACAAGGAGGGTTACTACAGTCATGTAGGACTGGTGAACGGTGAGAACCTGGAAAGCAAGGTATTCCCCAATGGCGTTGCCGTAATGGAGGCGTTTAAGGCCAAGGATGTTGATATTGCGTATCTTGGCGGCGCTCCGGCGACTTTGAAGAGGATTAATGACAATATAGAAATTGAAATAGTGGCAGGGGCCAATAATGAGGGTTCCGGTCTGGTAGTGAAAGATGAGATTAAATCTGTTGCCGATCTGGCTGGAAAGACGATTGCCGTTCCGGGAGTTGGCACAGTACAGTATACACTTCTGGATAAGGCCCTCAGGGCAGAAGGGCTGAGACCGGTAATTAAATAG
- a CDS encoding MtaA/CmuA family methyltransferase — protein sequence MNSRQLVLDQLNGKSVERPTCYSGMGNVTTAGLEQFGYKFSKVHTDAKMMADTAASSYKLFGYECAIVPYDLCLEAEAIGCVMNPYEEVDQLLYPTIKEKVCHSEEEMTTFPIPADVEKRGRVPMVCEAIKLLKADIGNDVAIGTYVLGPFTLAGQLMDLNDLFKLAFKKPKMVNEMLDRVSDVTIKIAKELVAAGADYINVREMGATTDVLSPKVFRNVIQPHLIKVREALKDVPLTIHICGGTNKIMDILHECKFNAISVETKNDLAASREVIGYEPLIFGNIDAFNVLVNGSPEDVEKATLAALEASCDAVWPSCDIWPTAPIENLKAMVDTVKNQGAAKWVRKNR from the coding sequence ATGAATTCAAGACAATTAGTACTTGACCAGCTTAACGGCAAAAGTGTTGAAAGACCTACCTGCTACAGCGGTATGGGTAACGTTACCACTGCAGGACTGGAGCAGTTTGGCTATAAGTTTTCCAAGGTGCACACAGATGCTAAGATGATGGCTGATACAGCCGCATCATCTTATAAGCTGTTTGGCTATGAGTGTGCTATCGTTCCTTATGACCTTTGTCTGGAGGCTGAAGCTATCGGCTGTGTAATGAACCCTTACGAGGAAGTGGATCAGCTTCTTTATCCAACCATTAAGGAAAAGGTTTGCCACTCAGAAGAGGAAATGACCACTTTCCCAATTCCTGCCGATGTTGAGAAAAGGGGCAGGGTTCCCATGGTTTGTGAAGCTATCAAGTTGCTGAAGGCAGATATTGGTAATGATGTAGCTATTGGTACCTATGTACTTGGTCCATTCACCCTTGCCGGTCAGCTAATGGATCTGAACGACCTGTTTAAACTGGCATTTAAAAAGCCTAAGATGGTTAACGAAATGCTGGACCGGGTTTCAGATGTAACAATAAAAATTGCTAAGGAACTGGTAGCAGCAGGCGCTGATTATATCAATGTTCGTGAGATGGGCGCTACCACTGACGTACTTAGCCCCAAGGTGTTCCGCAATGTAATCCAGCCTCACCTGATTAAGGTAAGGGAAGCTCTTAAGGATGTACCTCTTACAATCCACATTTGTGGTGGTACCAACAAGATTATGGACATTCTTCATGAGTGCAAATTTAACGCTATTTCCGTTGAAACCAAGAATGACCTGGCGGCAAGTCGTGAAGTAATTGGTTATGAGCCGCTGATTTTTGGCAACATCGATGCCTTCAATGTACTGGTTAACGGTTCACCGGAAGATGTTGAAAAAGCTACTTTGGCCGCTCTTGAAGCAAGCTGTGATGCAGTATGGCCGAGCTGTGATATCTGGCCGACCGCTCCTATTGAGAATCTCAAGGCAATGGTAGACACAGTTAAAAATCAAGGCGCAGCAAAGTGGGTTCGTAAAAACAGATAA
- a CDS encoding ASKHA domain-containing protein, producing the protein MEYNIIFQPSGRRGKVEEGKTLLTASHELGVDIEAPCGAHKVCGKCKIKLETGYFEKFSIDSQADHLSPVTEEEKKILKPEDIANNYRLACATEIKGDVLVFVPEESRKADQVVLDTGKERVFKLDPAVKNYFVKMPVATLDDHRADLSRLQDALKDQYGLENLSMDYFVLRELPNVMRDGNWEVTATVLHDSEIIDVRPGFAEKWYGIGIDVGTTTVAAYLCDMSTGEMLIKDGMMNPQVRYGEDVLSRITYAMMNDDGRDKLNDAIIEGINTLAERMTEKVGLKAEDVTEITLVFNTAMHHCLLNLEPKYMGRSPFAPAISAPFDVKARDLNIKIGKAANVHVLPVEAGFVGPDNVSVLIAEEPYKQDDEIRLIIDIGTNGEIDLGNKNKLVSTSCATGPALEGAQIKFGMRAAPGAIEQLRIDPETKECSYKVIGDDKFYARGEKSNAKGICGSGIIDMVAEVFKAGIINKTGRFNMKLDTDRIRKDESGKPEYIMVFAEDSGIGKDITVTQGDIRAVQLAKSALYVGCKMLMRRLGINKIDRVTLAGAFGSFIDKESSLVIGLFPDCDLDKVAAVGNAAGDGAQAALLDKNKRIEARDVAASVEFIETAMESDFQERFAEAMAFPHGVDEFPSIQHILDKIPGYKK; encoded by the coding sequence ATGGAGTATAATATAATATTTCAGCCCTCAGGTCGTCGCGGTAAGGTTGAGGAAGGCAAAACCCTTCTGACTGCTTCCCACGAACTGGGTGTTGATATTGAAGCACCGTGTGGCGCTCACAAGGTGTGTGGAAAGTGTAAAATCAAGCTTGAAACAGGTTATTTTGAAAAATTCAGTATTGATTCACAGGCTGATCACTTGTCACCTGTAACCGAAGAAGAGAAGAAAATTTTAAAGCCGGAAGACATCGCCAATAACTATCGTTTGGCATGTGCTACCGAAATCAAGGGTGATGTCCTGGTCTTTGTACCTGAGGAAAGCCGTAAGGCTGACCAGGTAGTTCTGGATACAGGGAAGGAAAGGGTTTTCAAGCTTGATCCTGCAGTTAAGAACTATTTCGTGAAAATGCCCGTTGCTACTCTGGATGACCACAGGGCAGACCTGAGCCGTCTTCAGGATGCATTGAAAGATCAGTATGGTTTGGAAAACCTGAGTATGGATTACTTCGTTCTCAGGGAACTCCCTAATGTTATGAGAGACGGAAACTGGGAAGTAACAGCCACCGTTCTCCATGACAGTGAAATCATTGATGTAAGACCTGGATTTGCTGAAAAGTGGTATGGTATTGGTATTGATGTCGGGACAACCACAGTAGCTGCTTACCTGTGTGACATGAGTACCGGTGAAATGCTGATCAAAGACGGTATGATGAACCCACAGGTGCGTTACGGTGAAGATGTTCTGTCCCGGATTACCTATGCCATGATGAATGATGATGGCCGTGACAAACTGAATGATGCAATTATTGAAGGGATTAACACGCTGGCTGAGCGGATGACTGAGAAAGTAGGCTTAAAGGCAGAAGATGTAACTGAGATTACGCTGGTATTCAACACTGCAATGCACCACTGTCTCTTAAACCTTGAGCCAAAGTATATGGGCCGTTCACCATTTGCTCCTGCTATTAGTGCACCCTTTGATGTAAAAGCCCGTGATCTGAATATTAAGATCGGTAAGGCTGCAAATGTTCATGTACTGCCTGTTGAGGCCGGTTTCGTAGGTCCTGATAACGTATCTGTGCTTATTGCAGAAGAACCGTACAAGCAAGATGATGAAATTCGTTTGATTATTGATATCGGAACCAATGGTGAGATTGACCTTGGTAATAAGAATAAGCTCGTTTCCACTTCCTGTGCTACAGGTCCTGCTCTTGAGGGTGCTCAAATCAAGTTTGGCATGAGAGCTGCCCCCGGAGCAATTGAACAGCTTCGTATTGACCCGGAAACCAAGGAGTGCTCCTATAAGGTTATCGGTGATGATAAGTTCTATGCCCGTGGTGAAAAATCTAATGCTAAGGGTATCTGCGGTTCAGGTATCATCGATATGGTTGCCGAAGTATTCAAGGCAGGTATTATCAACAAAACCGGACGTTTCAACATGAAGCTTGATACCGATAGAATCCGTAAGGATGAAAGCGGCAAACCCGAATATATCATGGTATTTGCAGAAGACAGCGGCATCGGTAAGGACATTACCGTAACCCAAGGTGATATCCGTGCTGTCCAGCTGGCCAAATCAGCCCTTTATGTTGGATGTAAAATGCTGATGAGGCGTCTTGGTATTAATAAAATCGACCGGGTAACCCTGGCCGGCGCCTTTGGAAGCTTTATTGACAAAGAATCCTCACTTGTTATCGGACTGTTCCCTGACTGTGATCTCGACAAAGTTGCCGCAGTTGGAAATGCTGCCGGTGACGGCGCTCAGGCTGCACTGCTTGACAAGAACAAGAGGATTGAAGCACGTGATGTTGCTGCAAGTGTTGAGTTTATTGAAACAGCAATGGAATCTGACTTCCAGGAGCGTTTTGCTGAGGCCATGGCATTCCCTCATGGCGTAGACGAATTCCCCAGCATCCAGCATATCCTGGATAAGATTCCCGGATATAAAAAGTAG
- a CDS encoding ABC transporter permease: MGLFDYSTAEHAAGRSVGLGLFRTLGDKVLRLLSAATIIIVWQLTASLQLLELPSPITTLRVFIDLIISGDPLYNRTLPGIVWASLQIVIKACAVSIVVAVSLGVLMGAVQPLRKYFEAILEMLRPIPPLAWIPLAYVMFANTGSPTEYVQIFVVFVGAFFPILLNTIHGISMINRIHLEAARTMGASPRQVLLQVMLPASLPSIFNGIRVGFGVGWMSIVAAEFVGGKLGIGYYIWSSYSVGGRTAEIISGMAAIGIVGSLINKAILLTEKRLVPWR, from the coding sequence ATGGGCCTGTTTGATTATTCGACTGCTGAGCATGCAGCTGGCCGGTCCGTGGGTTTAGGTTTATTCAGAACACTAGGTGATAAAGTCCTTAGACTACTGTCAGCAGCAACGATTATTATAGTATGGCAGCTTACGGCAAGCTTACAACTGCTGGAGCTGCCTTCTCCCATAACAACTCTGAGGGTATTTATTGACCTTATCATCAGCGGAGACCCTTTGTACAACAGGACACTGCCCGGGATTGTTTGGGCAAGCCTTCAGATAGTAATTAAAGCCTGTGCGGTCAGCATAGTTGTAGCCGTAAGTTTGGGTGTCTTAATGGGCGCTGTTCAGCCATTGAGAAAATACTTCGAAGCGATTCTGGAAATGTTAAGGCCTATCCCGCCTCTAGCCTGGATACCACTTGCATATGTAATGTTTGCCAATACCGGCAGTCCTACAGAGTATGTACAGATATTTGTTGTTTTTGTAGGGGCTTTTTTCCCGATTTTACTAAATACCATTCACGGTATAAGTATGATAAACAGGATACATCTGGAAGCAGCCAGGACTATGGGCGCTTCACCTAGGCAAGTTCTGCTGCAGGTGATGCTGCCTGCCTCGCTTCCTTCCATATTTAACGGAATCCGGGTCGGCTTTGGTGTTGGCTGGATGTCTATAGTAGCAGCTGAATTTGTTGGGGGTAAGCTGGGGATAGGTTATTACATCTGGTCCTCCTACTCAGTTGGGGGCAGGACGGCTGAGATAATCAGCGGGATGGCAGCTATCGGTATTGTGGGAAGCCTGATCAATAAGGCTATTCTCTTAACAGAAAAGAGGCTGGTACCATGGCGCTGA